One Mercurialis annua linkage group LG3, ddMerAnnu1.2, whole genome shotgun sequence DNA window includes the following coding sequences:
- the LOC126671189 gene encoding uncharacterized protein LOC126671189: MEIPVINRISDFEASLQNPSFVSQALTFSSAEKILQAYSFWKWGALILALVASFSTVINRVKILIVRIRNRYVMHSKPNLISQQSYDSDCESESDVSCSSSSSMSDDEEDEVEDEQETTTTSYSWRSDEDFRVKGVGYYDNNDQGQNRNLRRRRNSSFEDILASWSEFKNGKNVVKLWDNLGFGFGLNLECNARNCVSLYDMNKEMSLFSIFGEKSDIPAVSTSSSSPAVIVSAESNVLKVWDTRIGSRLPEILAEWKPILGKFVGMTGGSSGGAVEKVYVRDDLTGRLTVGDMRKVKSPLENATEADVDTWWDADGVSSGGVE, from the coding sequence ATGGAGATCCCAGTGATCAATAGAATAAGCGATTTTGAAGCTTCTCTGCAAAACCCATCGTTTGTTTCACAAGCTTTAACATTTTCCAGCGCCGAGAAGATTCTTCAGGCGTACAGTTTTTGGAAATGGGGAGCGTTAATTCTTGCCCTAGTAGCTTCCTTCTCTACTGTAATCAACAGAGTCAAAATTCTCATCGTTCGAATCCGAAACCGTTACGTAATGCATTCTAAACCTAATCTTATCAGCCAACAGAGTTATGATTCCGACTGTGAATCAGAATCCGACGTGTCGTGTTCTTCTTCGTCTTCTATGTCCGACGATGAGGAAGACGAGGTGGAGGATGAGCAAGAAACTACAACGACGTCGTATTCTTGGAGGTCTGATGAAGATTTTAGGGTTAAAGGAGTAGGTTATTATGATAATAACGACCAAGGGCAAAACCGTAATTTAAGGAGACGTAGGAACAGCAGTTTTGAAGATATCTTAGCTTCGTGGTCGGAGTTCAAGAATGGGAAAAACGTAGTTAAATTATGGGATAATTTagggtttggatttggtttaaatcttgAGTGTAACGCAAGAAACTGCGTGTCTCTTTACGATATGAATAAAGAAATGAGTTTGTTTTCAATCTTCGGCGAGAAATCGGATATTCCGGCGGTTTCTACGTCGTCTTCTTCGCCGGCGGTGATTGTTTCAGCTGAGAGTAATGTGTTGAAGGTGTGGGACACGCGTATTGGCAGTCGGTTACCGGAGATACTGGCGGAGTGGAAGCCGATACTGGGGAAATTTGTGGGGATGACTGGCGGCAGCAGCGGCGGCGCTGTGGAGAAGGTTTACGTGAGAGATGATTTAACGGGGAGGTTAACAGTGGGTGACATGAGAAAAGTCAAGTCGCCGTTAGAGAATGCGACGGAAGCTGACGTGGATACGTGGTGGGACGCTGACGGCGTTAGTAGTGGCGGTGTTGAATGA
- the LOC126674637 gene encoding VQ motif-containing protein 20-like, with product MSPANFNDTFTNGQARPSPLKISKASHLIHKQSSNSPNSSSSSFSNNFAPVPKTNPVIIYTHSPKVIHTQARDFMALVQKLTGLSSSRNDSEIALHQPSAQQKQGVRANNIKPKRVNRDDNENCNSILTVDNSSGGCGGDNGGCGGKNPYFTGIPLFTQSNYYCSPKPVYRYSDHSAVYASSPSIGANSMSPSVLEFMKLDYQNIN from the coding sequence ATGAGCCCTGCAAATTTTAATGACACCTTCACCAATGGCCAAGCTCGTCCTTCGCCATTGAAAATTAGCAAAGCTTCTCATCTTATTCATAAACAATCCTCTAATTCTCCCAATTCTTCGTCTTCTTCGTTTTCGAACAATTTTGCGCCTGTTCCGAAAACTAATCCGGTCATCATTTACACGCATTCGCCGAAAGTTATCCACACGCAAGCTCGCGATTTCATGGCTTTGGTGCAAAAACTAACCGGGCTTTCAAGCTCGAGAAACGATAGTGAAATCGCACTCCATCAGCCGTCCGCCCAGCAAAAACAAGGCGTTCGTGCGAATAATATCAAGCCGAAACGAGTCAATAGGGATGATAATGAAAATTGCAACTCGATTTTAACCGTTGATAATTCCAGTGGCGGATGCGGTGGCGATAATGGCGGCTGCGGTGGTAAAAATCCTTATTTTACGGGTATTCCATTGTTTACGCAATCTAATTACTATTGCTCGCCTAAGCCTGTGTACAGATACTCCGATCATTCAGCTGTTTACGCATCATCACCGAGCATTGGCGCCAATTCGATGTCTCCATCTGTGTTGGAGTTCATGAAATTGGATTACCAgaatattaattga